The following nucleotide sequence is from Nautilia sp. PV-1.
GGTGAATCCGAGGTAAAGGATTTCTACAACGAAGAGGGAGCGGTATTGGAGTTTAATGTAAACACGGAAGATAACGGCAGTGTGAAATATGCGAAACTAAACGCTTCTGATAAAGTAGTGGTTTCAAATAATTCAACGTTAGGTTTTAAAGTTGATTCCGGTTTTTATTCAAGCACTACCGACGGCGAAGTTTTAAACGAAATAGTAAAAACACCCGAAATGGATATCAATACGTCTAAAGTAAACGTTACCGACAATTCCCTGCTTTTAGATTTTGAAATAGAAAAAGGCGTTTCTTCTGACGGCAATGAAACATTAAACGCAAAAGTTGTAAAACATACACTTAAAGATGTTATGCAGACTATAAATACCAATACCAATTCTGTTGCAAAAGTTTTAGACACAAAATTTGCCACAGCAACGGGGGAATTGAAAAGATATCTTGATAATCTGGTAACAATATCCAGCTCTTCGGGAATGAACAATGCAGTAAGAGAAGCACAACCCGTAACGGCTGCAAATGTGTCGAGAGTTTCCGTTGCGGCTGTAAATTCTATGTGTAATGTAATTCAAAGCAGACAAACAGCTGCAAGAGGTTTGAACTCAGGTGATACAGTTTTTAGCAATAAACATATATGGTTTAAACCTTTTGGATCTCATACCACTCAGGATGATATAGACGGAAAAAACGGTTACAGCGCAAATACATACGGATTTGGAATAGGAATTGACGGAGAATATGATGAGGCAAAAACCGCAGGAATATCATTTTTCTATGCAAGGCTGAAATCAGACACCAATGATATTGATCAGGAAAGCACCGGAAACATTTTCAGTTTGATTGCATACGGAAATAAACCTGTTATGGATAATAAAACAACTATTTATTATCAATTAGGCTTTACCAGACAAAACATCGAATCAAGAAGAAACATTACAACAGCTGCTGTAACAGCAACTGCAAATTATCACACAAATTCAATTTTAGCGAACATGGCCGTAGAGAAAATATATGAATTTAAAAACAGATGGAACATCAAACCAAAATTTAGATTATCATACCAGTATGCATATACTCCTGGCTACAGTGAAAGCGGTGCGGGCAATTTAGATTTAAATGTAAATTCATATCATGCAAAATCTTTTATTGCAGGAATCGGCAGTACATTTAGTTATTTAACCGAGAATAATATCAGATTTATGATGAATTTTGCGTTGGATTACGATTTTAATGCTAAAGGACAGAGTATTGATTCAAGTTTCCAAGACGGTGAAGGTGCTGTATTTACAACTCAGGGAATTGATAAAGACCCGTTGATTTACAATGTCGGAATGGGTATGCATGAGAATTTAAACAAAAATCTTACTTTTGAGTTGAAATACGATTATAAAGGAAGAAGCAGCGGATTTGCAAATCATTCGTTGTATGGATTGTTTAATTATAAATTCTAATTTAAAATGTTTTTAAGAAAGAAAAGAAATGTGGTAAGTCGCGAATAATTCTTTTCTTTTTTTTAAAACACATTAAAGACACATAAAAAGAGTATAATAATATATCAATTTGTCTTTTTAGGTGTTAATATGAATATAAGCGAACTTTTAAAACAGAAACTGTTAAACGACGAAATAGTAAAAAATTCTTATAATGCCGATGATTTAGAGCGAGTCTCCGGTATATTGGAAGAATATCTCTCTTCAGAAACTATTGATGAAGAAGTGTGTTATAACTTCTATAAGGAAATGAAACTTCCTTATTCAATAGTTTACCGTTCTTTTGGTCTTATTAAAGAGGAAATAAAAGACAATGAAATTAAAAGAAAACTAAACAAATTATTAAATATAACTGCCAAAGTTTATATAAAAAAAGAAATATCTTCTTTAAAAACGCTTTTACTACAAAAACAAAAGCATGATTTTTTACTTTTTAAAGCCCATGAAGAGTGGATTGAAAAAATAGTTGTTTCCGTCAAAAATGATGATTTGGACAGTTTTCCTCTCGTTGAAGCAAAAAATTGTAAATTTAAGAAATATCTTTCATATCTGGAATCTTTAATGATATGTCTTGATGTTAATTTATGTGTTTATATTCATGATCTTCATAATTTAATACACACTCTGGCCAATTCTTTTTATATTTTTTATAAAAGAGGGTATTATGCCGAGTCTTATTTTGTTTTTAGGGACTTAAAAGAACAGATTTTAAAATTTTATAATACATTAAACGAACTATATATGGCTACATTTACCAATACGGAGAAAAGTTTTTTCGATTTAATTGAAATTTTAGTCAAAAGCAAAACATTGTTTGTTGCGGTTATAGATTTGAAAAATCTAAAAACAATGAATAGTGTTTTTAATGAAAATACCGTTACCAACGCTAAAATAGTCTTATTTAACAAGCTTCATAACCTGTATAAAGATAAAAAAAACTTCTTGCTCATACAAGGTTCAAGTAATGACTTTTATTTTATAGGAACCGATATCGATTTTGAAATTTTTCAAAAAGAAATAGACCATATACACGATATAATTTGTGAGACAATTGATATAAACGGTGAAAAAATAAATTTTGACGGAGCAATATTCGGTATTAAATTAGATAAATACACACAGATACAAATAAAAGATTTAATTAATTATTTCCGTTTTTTAAAACAAGCAGCAAAAAAAGAACATAAAAATATAATTTTAAACAATAAAGAAAATCATCTTGAAGAGTGGATTAAAAATCAAATTGATATTAAATTTATCAAAGAAAAAATTGAAAAAAAAGAAATAGACGTTATGTTTCAGCCGATTTTTAATTCAAAAGACAATACGGTGTTTTCTTTGGAAGTTTTAGGCAGAATATCTGATAACGGAAAACTTATACCGGCCGGAATGTTTATAGACCACATATATGCAATGAATAAAATAGCCGAATTTGATATAGTGGTGTTGGATAAAATACTGGAAAAAGAATATTTAATAAAACAGATTACAAACAGAATTTTTCTTAATATCTCTTTTGAAGCTTTAAAAAATGAAAAATATATAAAAAAACTGTATCAGGTAATAAAAAAAATAGATGTTGATATTGTTTTGGAACTTACAGAACAGCGTTTTGTGGAAAATCTGGAATTAATTGAAAAAATACATAAAAAAAACGATACATATTTTGCCGTAGACGATTTTGGGAGCGGTTATTCGTCTATACTGCTTGTTATAAATCTTTTGAGAAAAAACATGATAAGAGTGCTTAAAATTGACGGAACTCTGGTAAAAGGTATAAAAAATGATGAATATCTTAAAAAAGCGATAAAAATAATTGCAGGGTTTAGAAAAGAGTTTGATTTAAATCTGGTGGCGGAATTTGTGGAAGATAAAGAAACTATGGATTTTTTGAAAGAATCAGGTGTGAATTTGTTACAGGGGTTTTATCTGTCTATGCCTAAAACTATCGAAGAGCTTTTAATAGAAAAAGAAGAAAGAATAAGAGAAATTGTTAATTGAGTTTTGTATAAGTATGATGTAAAAATGCGTGGTCGCTTTCAGGGTAATCAAGTCTGAAATGAGCGCCTCTGCTTTCTTCCCTGTCAAGTGCGGCTTTTGCGATAGCCGTTGCAATGTCTAGACCGTTTATTAGTTCAATTTTTTCCTGGATAGAAGAGTCTTTTTCGCTTTGAAGATTGTTTTTCATATCATTAAGAGTTTCAAGAACTTTTTTAAGCTGATAGCCGTTTCTTATAATGCCTACTTTTTGAAATAGAAGGTCTCCTAATTTATGTTTAATTTCTTTAGTGTCAATTTTAGTGTTTTGTAATCTGTTAAGAAACTCTTTGTCTTTTTCTATCTGTTCTTTTGGCAGATCAACATATGTTTTTTGTCTGTGAGAATATTTTACGGCCTGATAACCCGCTATTTTTCCAAAGACCGCACCTTCGCTAAGAGAGTTTCCTCCGAGTCTGTTTGCACCGTTAACACCGTTGTTTCCTGCTTCTCCCGCATAAAACAGACCCTCAATGTCTGTAACACAGTACGTGTCTGTTTTAATGCCTCCCATTGTATAGTGTGCAAGAGGAGTGATAGGAATTGGCTCTTTTGCTATATCTATGCCTTTTAGAGATTTTACTCTTTTTTTAAGGTTTACAAGCTTGGTGTTAATAATCTCTTCAGGTATGTCCGTTAAATCTAAATAAACTTTTTTCCCTTTTTGGAGCTGTTTTACAATTGCTCTTGTTACGAAATCCCTGGTATTAAGTTCGTCGACAAATTCTTTGCCTTCGCTGTTAACCAGTTTTCCTCCTTCTCCTCTGGCGGCTTCGCTAATCAGATAATTGCTGCCTTCAAGTCCGGTAGGGTGGAACTGAATGAATTCCATATCCATTCCTTCAAGGCCGGCTCTGAGTCCCATTGCTACGCCGTCGCCGGTTGCGTCGTTAACGTTTGTCGTAAATCCTTTATATAATCCTGCATACCCTCCGGTTGCCACGATTACGGCTTTTGCCTGAACGGCTTTGAGTTCGTTTGTTTTTTCGTCCAGAAACGTAACTCCCGCTATTTTGCCGTCTTTAACCAGCAGATTGACGGCAAGGTGGTTTTTAATTACGTCTATACCTAAATCTTTAAGAGCTTTGTTTAACGCTTTCATAATAGCCGGGCCGGTTGCATCTGCAGCGTAGACCGTTCTTTTGAATTTCGTTCCGCCAAAAGGCCTTTGGGCCAGTTTGCCGTTTGGGAGTGTATTAAAAGGCACTTTAAATCTTCTGTAAAGCTCTCTTACTACCTGAGGAGCCTGTTCGCAGAAGATTCTGACGGCTTCTTCATCGGCAATTCCGACACCGCCCTTTAACGTGTCCTGTATGTGGTGTTCTATAGAGTCACCGTCTTCCATATTGTTAAGCGCTGCGTTGATCCCGCCTTTAGCCATAAAAGAGTTATTGGCCATTGGTGATTTTTTTGTAACGATTGCAATGTTGCTTCCAAGCTCTTTTGCTTCAATCGCAGCCATCATTCCGGCAATTCCGCTTCCGATTACCAAAATATCATATTTCATTAATGTCCTTTTTGATATAATTGTATCAAAAAAGAGGAATGCCTATGAGATGGTTTGTTTTTTTGATATTCGCAGTACTTTTAAATGCTTATGATGTTACTATTACCAATGTAAATTCTGATGTTGCCACGCTTGACAAATATGTAAAAAAAGGCGTAAGCGGTGTGGTTCTCTGTCCATATAACGGGAAAAACATAATATGCGCTAGAGCTGTATGCTACGGAAAAAAAGCTAAGCTTTTGGTTTATAAGGAATTAAAAAACGACGCTTTTGCACTTCCGGTTGTTTTACCTAAAAAGGGAGATAAAATACTTCTTGCCAAAGATTATGACAGAATTTTGATTATTGCCCCTAATCAGCTTGAATATTTAAAAATGAAAGAAAAATATAAAAACGCTACCGTTATCAGTTCTGATAATTTTGCGGCGTTTTTAGAAGGTATACCGAGCAGGGAGAATTTTATAAATTTTGCAAAAAAACTGAATATAGGGAGAATTATATTCGTATTGGATAAAATATACGAAGTGGACGCAAACAGCTTTTATGCCGTTAAAAAATACGGCAGTATTAATGCCAAATATAAAGAAATATTCTTTACAACATATCCTAAATTCGATATAAAAGGCAAAAATATTATCGCATATTATAAAAGTCTTATAAAGGAATGATATGATAGATGCAAAACATATTGAATTTTTAAAAAATATAGTCGGTGAAGAAGACGTCAAAATTGACAAGCCTCATTTAAGAGCGTATTCGTATGACGCCACTAAAGAGCATTATGAGCCCGATGCGGTTGTGTTTCCTGCCGATGAAGAGGAAGTGAGCAGAATTTTAAAATACTGTAACGATAATAAAATAGCTATCGTTCCAAGAGGTGCGGGAAGTGGCTTTACAGGAGGCGCTCTTCCGGTAAACGGAGGTATCGTTCTTGCTTTGGAAAAATACATGAATAAAATTTTAGAGATTGATGAGAAAGACATGGTCGCTGTTGTTCAGCCGGGTGTAATTAACGCCGACTTGCAAAAAGCAGTAGAAGAAAAAGGGCTTTTTTATCCTCCTGATCCTGCAAGTATGGACTATTCTACAATCGGAGGAAACGTGAGTGAAAATGCCGGAGGTATGAGAGCGGCTAAATACGGTCTTACAAAAGATTATGTAATGAGTCTTAAAGCGGTGCTTCCGAACGGAGATATCATAAGAGCCGGGAAAAGAACGATTAAAGACGTTGCGGGTTATAATGTGGCCGGGATATTGATCGCGAGTGAAGGAACGCTTGCGGTAATTACGGAAATCACTATGAAGCTTCTTCCCAAACCTAAACTTAAAAAAACTTATATGGGTATTTTTGAAAACGTAGAACAGGCGATGAATGCCGTATATAAATCACTTGCAGGCGGGGCAATGCCAGTAGCAATGGAATTTATGGATGCATTAGTCGTAAAAGCGCTTAGGGAAAAACTTGGAGTAAATCTGCCTGACTGGGCCGGAGCTCTGTTAGTGGGCGATGTTGACGGCAATGTTGAAGAAGAAATAAACTATCAGCTTCATATTCTTGAAAAAAGCTTCAAAGAAGAAGGGGCTAAAGAATTTAAAATAGCCGCTAACGATGAAGAAGCAAATGAAATATGGTATGCAAGAAGAAATGCGTCTCCGTCTATTACAATGTATGGAACCAAAAAAATTAATGAAGACATTTCAGTTCCTAGAAGCAAACTTCCGGATGCCTTAAACGGTATATACGCAATAGCTGAAAAATATAACGTTTTAGCTCCATGTTTCGGACATGCAGGTGACGGAAACATTCACGTAAACGTAATGGTTGACGGAAGCAAAGAAGATGAGGTAAAAAGAGGGTATGAGGCAGTCGAGGAAATATTTAAGCTGGTTGTTGACCTTGGAGGAACGCTAAGCGGAGAACACGGAATAGGTTTAAGCAAAGCGCCTTTTATGAAACTTGCTTTCAGCGATGCGGAATTGAATCTTTTCAGAAAAATAAAAAACGCATTTGATCCGAACGGAATACTTAATCCAGGTAAAATGGGACTTTAAAATATAAAATGGAGAAATGAAAGTTGAAAATTTGCACGTTTAATGTTAATTCCATAAGAAGCAGACTGGAAATTGTTCAAAATTTAATTAATGAATACGGAATTGATATATTATGCATACAGGAAATTAAAGTAGAAGAGGAAAAATTTCCTAAAATCGATAATGACTTCGAATGTGTAATACACGGACAGAAAAAATTAAACGGAGTTGCAACTTGCTCCAGGCTCCCTATAGAAAAATATCAAAAAGGTTTCGACGGAGAATTGGAAGAAGCAAGATTTTTGTATACTCTTATTGACGATATACATATTATAAACGTATATGTGCCTTTAGGGGATAATTACGGTGAAAGATTCGAATATAAAATGTATTTCTATGAAAAACTGTTTGAATTTTTAAAAAAATTTGACTTAAACAAAGATAAAGTGGTTTTATGTGGAGATATGAATGTGGCTTTTAGCGATTTGGATGTATGGGATCCGGAAATATGGGAAGGGGAGGTTACTTTTCTTCCTGAAGAAAAAGCTATGATAAATACTCTTTTAAATATGGGATTTATAGATGTTATCAGAGAATTTCATAAAAATGAAAGAGTTTATACTTTCTATGATTACAGAGGCGCCAAAGTATATAAAAATGAAGGTATGAGGCTAGATTATTTTCTGCTGAGTCCCGCCGTGGCAAAAGAAGTGTCTAATGTCGAAATACTTACACAGGTAAGAAGAAAAAGAAAACCCACTCCTTCGGACCATGTTCCGGTAATAATTGAATTGTGAGGTTGTAATGTTTAATGAAATAGTGAATTTTTTAGTACATTTTTGTAATTCCATCGGATATTTGGGAGTATATGTGTATATGCTGCTTGTAGGTACTTTTATACCTGTACCGAGTGAATTGGTACTGCTGCCTGCAGGATATCTGGCGGCTACCGGACAAAAACATCTTCTGCTTTTATGGCTGGTAGGCTCTTTAGGCTCTTTGACAGGAGCTCTTATAAACTATTTTTTAGCTAAATATCTTGTAAATAAACTTTTAAAAGATAAGCCGATTATAGAAAAAGTCAATAAATTCTGGAAAAGACACGGAAAAATTTCCGCTTTTTTGGCACCTCTTACTCCGGGACTTGGACAGTATATTTCAATTCCTGCCGGGCTTTCGCATATGCCTCTTCGCTGGTTTATACCTTTGACTTACAGTGCCAATTTAATCTGGGTAGGTTTTATGCTTATGATAGGTTATCTTTTCGGGACCGGAGAGAGCGCTCATAAAGAGGTGGTTTACGGCAGCCTTTTTTTACTCGGAGGGGTAATTGTTGTTGCAAGTATTTATGTTTTTATGGATTTGAGAAAAGATAAAAACAGCTGAATTATTTACTGATAATAACTCTGTCTTTTCCTTTTCTTTTTGCTTCATAAACCGCTTCGTCAACTCTTTCTATAAATGAGAACATGCCTTCTCCGTCATAAGTTCCGACGCCCATACTTACAGTTACCGGTTTTGATTTTATTTTTATTTTGTTTTTGATGCTTTCTCTCAGTCTTTCCGCAATCTGATAAGCTTCATAAAGCTCTGTTTCAGGAAGAATTATTACTATTTCTTCGCCTCCGTATCTGAAAGCCAGATCGGTGTTTCTTAATTCATGCATTATGTGTTTTGAGAGGTTAATTAATATTTCATCACCTTTTTGGTGGCCGTATGTATCGTTTATCTGTTTGAAATTGTCAATGTCCAGAAAAATAATTGAAAACGGTCTTTTATATCTTTCATATAGATCAATAAAATAGTTAAAATTATCAATAAAATGTCTTCTGTTGTACAGTTTAGTAAGAGGATCAATAATTTTTTCTTTTTCAAGACCTTTTTTTATCATAAAATATACGAAGAATATTATCAATAGTATCAAAAATGCGGTTGCAAGAGTAATGTAAGTCACTTTTTTAAGAAGTTTGTTTTTTTTGTATTCGGATACCTGCTCAGCATAATTTGTAAGATTATTAGCTTCACTCCAACAGTTTTCGCTGGTTATCAAAATAGATTCTTTGCTTTTTTCTTTTTTAAGTTCATCCCAGTCATGTTTTACTTTTTTTAAAAGATACAAAAAATGAGGTTTTTTAGCATCAGGTATATAATTTTGTTTAACGAACTGGTTAATAATATTAAAATCGTTTTCTATCTGTTCTTTAACGAAATCAGCTGATATGTTGTTCAGTTTGAGTTTGGCGTATCTTTGTATTGAACCTCTAATTTGGCCTAATTTATTAACTAAAAAAGCATCTTGGTAAATAGAGTTTTTTAAGGATTTAGTAAGCAGATATCCGTTAAAAAGAGTTATGGATAATATTAAAATTAATAAAACTAAAATAGGGCTTGAGGCGGTCATGCCTCTTTTTTTTAATCTGATTAACATTTTTATACCTTAAAGTCTACTACTTTCCTTTCCGTTATATATGGTTTAATAAAAGATATTACTTCTAAATGATCCGGATGATTTGCATAAATTTCTAAATCTTTTATATTTTTTACATCCGTTATTACACAGAAATCGGAAGAATTAGGGTCAAACTTAATATCCAGACCTACATTTATATTAAGAATTTCAGGTATTTTGTGTTTTAAGTTTTCTATTTTTTCCTTAAAAAGAGGCAAAGGGGCACCTTCTTTGGTTTTAAAAAGCACAACGTGTCTAATCATTCAGTCCCTTTACAAACTCAGTAATTCTTTCAATTCCGGCTTTAATTGTGTCTATATCTGTTGCAAATGAAAATCTGAAATATCCTTCGCTTCCGAAACCTATGCCAGGAACAACGGCAACACCTTTTTCTTCAAGCAGTGTTAATGCAAATGCCATTGACTCTTCCATTATTTCTTTGTGGTTAACGTAAATATAAAAAGCTCCCTGAGGTTTTGCGGCACTTAGTCCAGGGATTTTATTAAATTGTTCATATACGAAATCTCTTCTTTTTTTGAATTCTTTTCTCATCATTTCAACATCGTTATCAGCTTTTCCTAAAAGAGCTGGTATTGCCGCTTTTTGTGTTATTGAGTTAATATTTGAAGTCATTTGTGACTGGAGTTTGGTCATTGCTTTTACCAAATCTTTATTTTTTGTTGCAAGATAACCGAATCTCCATCCTGTCATTGCATGAGATTTGCTTAAGCCGTTTACCGTAATGGTTCTTTGAAGCATGTCTTCGTTTATACTGGCAGTTGCACAGAATTCGCCTTCATAAATAAGTTTTTCATACATTTCATCGCTTACGACCCATATATCTGTGTCTTTAAGCACTTCCGCAAGAGCCGAAAGCTCTTCTTTAGAATAAACTGCTCCTGTAGGATTGCTAGGAGAAGTTAAAATAAGCATTTTTGTTTTTGGTGTAATTGTATTTTTAAGCATTTCAGGGGTTATTTTGAAATTTGTCTCTTCAGTTGTATGAATTGAAACGGGAACACCGTCGTGGTATTTGACAAGTTCGGGATATGTAACCCAGTACGGTGCAGGAATTATTACTTCATCGTCTTTTTCAATAAGACAGGCCATAATATTGTATAAAGACTGTTTTGCGCCGTTGCTGACAATGATTTCGTCTGTTGAATAATCAAGCCCGTTATCTCTTTTTAATTTTATTTTTATCGCTTCTAAAAGTTCTGGAATACCGGCAACGGCAGTATATTTGGTAAATCCTTCGTTTATTGCTTTTATCGCTTCTTCTTTTATTATTTCAGGAGTGTCAAAATCTGGTTCTCCGGCACTAAAAGCAAGCACGTCCCTTCCGGATGCTTTAAGGTCTCTGGCTTTTTGGGATATGGCTATAGTCAGAGAGGGAGAGAGTTTTTCAATTCTTTTGCTAAACATTCTTAACCCTTATATTTTTACCATAATTATATAATATTTTTTTGATTTTGCCGATTTATTATAAAATTAAATAAAAGGTAATACATGAAAACACTGTTCAATACGATTAACGATTTAAAAAAAGAAATTAAAAACGAAGAGTTGCAGAAAAAACTTGATTTTTTGGAAGAAGCTTTTAGAAAACTTCGAACAAAAACGGGTTTAAAAGGACTTGTAAGAAAAAAGAAACTGCGAAAAGTTTTAAGAGATGTGGAATATGAAGAAG
It contains:
- a CDS encoding plasminogen-binding N-terminal domain-containing protein, whose translation is MRWFVFLIFAVLLNAYDVTITNVNSDVATLDKYVKKGVSGVVLCPYNGKNIICARAVCYGKKAKLLVYKELKNDAFALPVVLPKKGDKILLAKDYDRILIIAPNQLEYLKMKEKYKNATVISSDNFAAFLEGIPSRENFINFAKKLNIGRIIFVLDKIYEVDANSFYAVKKYGSINAKYKEIFFTTYPKFDIKGKNIIAYYKSLIKE
- a CDS encoding pyridoxal phosphate-dependent aminotransferase, whose translation is MFSKRIEKLSPSLTIAISQKARDLKASGRDVLAFSAGEPDFDTPEIIKEEAIKAINEGFTKYTAVAGIPELLEAIKIKLKRDNGLDYSTDEIIVSNGAKQSLYNIMACLIEKDDEVIIPAPYWVTYPELVKYHDGVPVSIHTTEETNFKITPEMLKNTITPKTKMLILTSPSNPTGAVYSKEELSALAEVLKDTDIWVVSDEMYEKLIYEGEFCATASINEDMLQRTITVNGLSKSHAMTGWRFGYLATKNKDLVKAMTKLQSQMTSNINSITQKAAIPALLGKADNDVEMMRKEFKKRRDFVYEQFNKIPGLSAAKPQGAFYIYVNHKEIMEESMAFALTLLEEKGVAVVPGIGFGSEGYFRFSFATDIDTIKAGIERITEFVKGLND
- the xth gene encoding exodeoxyribonuclease III produces the protein MKICTFNVNSIRSRLEIVQNLINEYGIDILCIQEIKVEEEKFPKIDNDFECVIHGQKKLNGVATCSRLPIEKYQKGFDGELEEARFLYTLIDDIHIINVYVPLGDNYGERFEYKMYFYEKLFEFLKKFDLNKDKVVLCGDMNVAFSDLDVWDPEIWEGEVTFLPEEKAMINTLLNMGFIDVIREFHKNERVYTFYDYRGAKVYKNEGMRLDYFLLSPAVAKEVSNVEILTQVRRKRKPTPSDHVPVIIEL
- a CDS encoding Dabb family protein, coding for MIRHVVLFKTKEGAPLPLFKEKIENLKHKIPEILNINVGLDIKFDPNSSDFCVITDVKNIKDLEIYANHPDHLEVISFIKPYITERKVVDFKV
- a CDS encoding L-aspartate oxidase; this translates as MKYDILVIGSGIAGMMAAIEAKELGSNIAIVTKKSPMANNSFMAKGGINAALNNMEDGDSIEHHIQDTLKGGVGIADEEAVRIFCEQAPQVVRELYRRFKVPFNTLPNGKLAQRPFGGTKFKRTVYAADATGPAIMKALNKALKDLGIDVIKNHLAVNLLVKDGKIAGVTFLDEKTNELKAVQAKAVIVATGGYAGLYKGFTTNVNDATGDGVAMGLRAGLEGMDMEFIQFHPTGLEGSNYLISEAARGEGGKLVNSEGKEFVDELNTRDFVTRAIVKQLQKGKKVYLDLTDIPEEIINTKLVNLKKRVKSLKGIDIAKEPIPITPLAHYTMGGIKTDTYCVTDIEGLFYAGEAGNNGVNGANRLGGNSLSEGAVFGKIAGYQAVKYSHRQKTYVDLPKEQIEKDKEFLNRLQNTKIDTKEIKHKLGDLLFQKVGIIRNGYQLKKVLETLNDMKNNLQSEKDSSIQEKIELINGLDIATAIAKAALDREESRGAHFRLDYPESDHAFLHHTYTKLN
- a CDS encoding EAL domain-containing protein, with product MNISELLKQKLLNDEIVKNSYNADDLERVSGILEEYLSSETIDEEVCYNFYKEMKLPYSIVYRSFGLIKEEIKDNEIKRKLNKLLNITAKVYIKKEISSLKTLLLQKQKHDFLLFKAHEEWIEKIVVSVKNDDLDSFPLVEAKNCKFKKYLSYLESLMICLDVNLCVYIHDLHNLIHTLANSFYIFYKRGYYAESYFVFRDLKEQILKFYNTLNELYMATFTNTEKSFFDLIEILVKSKTLFVAVIDLKNLKTMNSVFNENTVTNAKIVLFNKLHNLYKDKKNFLLIQGSSNDFYFIGTDIDFEIFQKEIDHIHDIICETIDINGEKINFDGAIFGIKLDKYTQIQIKDLINYFRFLKQAAKKEHKNIILNNKENHLEEWIKNQIDIKFIKEKIEKKEIDVMFQPIFNSKDNTVFSLEVLGRISDNGKLIPAGMFIDHIYAMNKIAEFDIVVLDKILEKEYLIKQITNRIFLNISFEALKNEKYIKKLYQVIKKIDVDIVLELTEQRFVENLELIEKIHKKNDTYFAVDDFGSGYSSILLVINLLRKNMIRVLKIDGTLVKGIKNDEYLKKAIKIIAGFRKEFDLNLVAEFVEDKETMDFLKESGVNLLQGFYLSMPKTIEELLIEKEERIREIVN
- a CDS encoding GGDEF domain-containing protein, which gives rise to MLIRLKKRGMTASSPILVLLILILSITLFNGYLLTKSLKNSIYQDAFLVNKLGQIRGSIQRYAKLKLNNISADFVKEQIENDFNIINQFVKQNYIPDAKKPHFLYLLKKVKHDWDELKKEKSKESILITSENCWSEANNLTNYAEQVSEYKKNKLLKKVTYITLATAFLILLIIFFVYFMIKKGLEKEKIIDPLTKLYNRRHFIDNFNYFIDLYERYKRPFSIIFLDIDNFKQINDTYGHQKGDEILINLSKHIMHELRNTDLAFRYGGEEIVIILPETELYEAYQIAERLRESIKNKIKIKSKPVTVSMGVGTYDGEGMFSFIERVDEAVYEAKRKGKDRVIISK
- a CDS encoding FAD-binding oxidoreductase, whose amino-acid sequence is MIDAKHIEFLKNIVGEEDVKIDKPHLRAYSYDATKEHYEPDAVVFPADEEEVSRILKYCNDNKIAIVPRGAGSGFTGGALPVNGGIVLALEKYMNKILEIDEKDMVAVVQPGVINADLQKAVEEKGLFYPPDPASMDYSTIGGNVSENAGGMRAAKYGLTKDYVMSLKAVLPNGDIIRAGKRTIKDVAGYNVAGILIASEGTLAVITEITMKLLPKPKLKKTYMGIFENVEQAMNAVYKSLAGGAMPVAMEFMDALVVKALREKLGVNLPDWAGALLVGDVDGNVEEEINYQLHILEKSFKEEGAKEFKIAANDEEANEIWYARRNASPSITMYGTKKINEDISVPRSKLPDALNGIYAIAEKYNVLAPCFGHAGDGNIHVNVMVDGSKEDEVKRGYEAVEEIFKLVVDLGGTLSGEHGIGLSKAPFMKLAFSDAELNLFRKIKNAFDPNGILNPGKMGL
- a CDS encoding DedA family protein, translating into MNCEVVMFNEIVNFLVHFCNSIGYLGVYVYMLLVGTFIPVPSELVLLPAGYLAATGQKHLLLLWLVGSLGSLTGALINYFLAKYLVNKLLKDKPIIEKVNKFWKRHGKISAFLAPLTPGLGQYISIPAGLSHMPLRWFIPLTYSANLIWVGFMLMIGYLFGTGESAHKEVVYGSLFLLGGVIVVASIYVFMDLRKDKNS